The following proteins are encoded in a genomic region of Nicotiana sylvestris chromosome 4, ASM39365v2, whole genome shotgun sequence:
- the LOC104217972 gene encoding peptidyl-prolyl cis-trans isomerase FKBP18, chloroplastic, whose product MAATLSIQGSCLIKNSHHHSNSSNAQTDQQLKQVFLHLPISRRSVILISVLPLSLNLVPQPSLARERRNKKNIPIEDYQTSSDGLKYYDILEGKGPVAEKGSTVQVHFECLYRNITAVSSRESKLLAGNRIISQPYEFQVGAPPGKERKRDFVDNPNGLFSAQAAPKPPKAMYTITEGMKVGGKRTVIVPPEAGYGSRGMNEIPPGATFDLNIELLEVKSPEGKR is encoded by the exons ATGGCTGCAACACTGAGCATTCAAGGATCATGCCTTATCAAAAATTCTCATCACCATTCAAATTCCTCCAATGCCCAGACTGACCAGCAGCTAAAGCAGGTGTTTTTACATTTACCAATTTCTAGAAGATCTGTAATTCTTATCTCTGTGTTGCCCCTGAGCCTCAATTTGGTTCCTCAACCATCTTTGGCCAGAGAACGGCGCAATAAGAAGAACATCCCTATTGAAGATTATCAAACTAGCT CTGATGGATTGAAATACTATGATATTCTTGAAGGAAAAGGTCCTGTAGCTGAAAAGGGCTCCACTGTACAG GTACATTTTGAATGTCTATATCGTAATATTACTGCAGTTTCAAGTCGAGAATCCAAATTGTTGGCTGGAAATCGTATAATTTCACAG CCTTATGAGTTCCAGGTTGGAGCTCCTCCAGGGAAAGAGCGGAAACGTGATTTTGTGGACAATCCAAATGGTTTATTTTCTGCTCAAGCAGCTCCAAAACCTCCAAAAGCAATGTATACAATAACTGAAGGGATGAAAGTTGGAGGAAAG AGGACTGTGATCGTTCCTCCAGAAGCTGGGTATGGCTCAAGGGGGATGAATGAGATTCCG CCAGGTGCTACATTCGACCTGAATATTGAACTATTGGAAGTTAAATCACCAGAAGGGAAGCGATAG
- the LOC104217971 gene encoding dolichyl-diphosphooligosaccharide--protein glycosyltransferase subunit 1A, translating to MTTTTTFRLYLLFSFFVLFAQWSPVLSDLLISKLDRKVDLTSQVVRITATLKLENPGNDQISEVLLPFPDHQAKDLAFLVATTSEGKGKTKTSSSSLPIKVVNPEGLPPSLTWYSVTLLKELGKGQSLTLEVRTAFTHALRPFPEKITQADIQLLVFQESAYYLSPYAVNVQSLSVKLPEPKVESYTKLENTKFSGSEIKYGPYENLPPFSYSPIAVHFVSNKPFAVAQELVREIEISHWGNVQITEHYNLVNAGATSIGEFSRLEYQARPHLRGASSFRHLVAKLPPRAHSIYYRDEIGNISTSNIWGDSSKTLLEIEPRYPMFGGWRTSFTIGYGLPLKDYLFRAEGKRFLNISFGCPMDEVVVDNLVVKVILPEGSKDISVSVPFSVKESRETKFSHLDMIGRPVVALEKTNAVPEHNQYFQVYYRFSNLSLLREPMMLISGFFFLFVACIVYMHADLTISKSSPSYLAKLQWDEVQSALQQIQSIMNHCLGIHDKLEASLRDLSRTGDVQACKAARKSADNMLKELSKDMKPLLSFLQSSPLAVSSYSKVEELVAKEKELQEKLIVKHTTVTDSYEKKSGGRDIENRIAPIQQKITALRQEVDDLLEVIDEI from the exons ATGACGACGACGACGACGTTTCGTCTCTAtttattgttttcatttttcGTGTTATTCGCCCAATGGTCGCCTGTACTTTCCGATCTACTCATCTCCAAACTTGATCGAAAG GTTGACCTGACTTCTCAAGTAGTACGCATAACTGCAACTTTGAAG CTAGAGAATCCTGGTAACGATCAAATTTCGGAGGTTTTGTTACCATTCCCTGATCACCAGGCAAAAGATTTAGCATTTTTAGTGGCAACAACCAGTGAAGGGAAAGGGAAAACTAAAACTTCTTCCAGTAGTCTACCTATTAAAGTTGTTAACCCTGAAGGCTTGCCTCCGTCATTGACTTGGTATTCTGTCACCCTACTGAAGGAGCTAGGCAAGGGGCAGAGCTTGACTTTGGAAGTCAGGACTGCATTTACGCATGCACTACGGCCATTTCCTGAGAAAATTACTCAAGCTGATATCCAGCTTCTTGTGTTCCAGGAGAGTGCCTACTACCTTTCTCCTTATGCAGTGAATGTCCAATCTCTCAGTGTTAAATTACCGGAGCCCAAAGTTGAATCATATACAAAGTTAGAGAACACCAAATTTTCAGGTTCAGAAATTAAATATGGACCTTATGAGAATCTTCCTCCTTTCTCATACTCACCAATAGCAGTACACTTTGTGAGCAATAAGCCCTTCGCAGTTGCCCAGGAGTTGGTGCGAGAGATAGAAATTTCTCATTGGGGAAATGTTCAGATCACAGAGCATTACAACCTTGTCAATGCTGGTGCAACAAGCATTGGGGAGTTCTCAAG GCTAGAGTACCAGGCCCGGCCACATCTCAGAGGTGCATCATCATTTAGACATCTTGTTGCCAAATTGCCTCCAAGAGCCCATTCCATTTACTACAGAGATGAAATTGGCAACATATCAACATCTAATATATGGGGTGACTCGTCAAAG ACATTACTAGAAATTGAACCTAGGTATCCAATGTTTGGTGGCTGGAGAACTTCTTTTACCATCGGCTATGGGCTTCCCCTTAAGGACTATTTGTTCCGTGCAGAGGGAAAACGTTTCCTAAATATATCTTTCGGTTGCCCAATGGATGAGGTGGTAGTTGACAACCTCGTTGTGAAG GTTATTCTTCCAGAAGGTTCAAAAGATATTTCTGTCTCGGTTCCTTTTTCTGTCAAAGAGTCAAGAGAG ACGAAATTTTCCCATTTGGATATGATTGGCAGACCAGTAGTTGCTTTGGAAAAAACCAATGCTGTGCCTGAGCATAACCAATATTTCCAG GTCTATTACAGGTTCAGCAATCTGTCACTGCTCAGGGAACCAATGATGTTAATTTCTGGATTTTTCTTCTTATTCGTTGCATGTATCGTATATATGCATGCAGACTTGACAATCTCGAAGTCCTCTCCTTCTTATCTTGCAAAACTGCAGTGGGATGAG GTACAGAGTGCTCTTCAGCAGATCCAGAGCATAATGAACCATTGTTTGGGTATTCACGATAAACTTGAAGCATCATTGCGAGATCTATCAAGGACCGGTGATGTGCAAGCATGCAAAGCTGCTCGTAAATCAGCTGATAATATGTTAAAGGAGCTTTCAAAGGATATGAAGCCTTTACTCTCATTTTTGCAGTCTTCTCCACTGGCTGTTTCGTCATATTCCAAG GTCGAGGAGCTGGTTGCAAAGGAGAAAGAGCTGCAAGAGAAGCTTATAGTGAAACACACCACAGTTACAGATAGTTATGAAAAGAAGTCTGGTGGGAGGGACATTGAGAACCGTATTGCACCAATCCAGCAAAAGATCACAGCCTTGAGACAGGAAGTTGATGATCTTCTGGAAGTAATTGATGAGATATAA
- the LOC104217970 gene encoding outer envelope pore protein 21B, chloroplastic: METSLRYGVDSKSLVIHAKEKFPLNSLTHLQGHAELDTRIGAPTYLSGMIRRYFPDQYASLAVGVQYYRRQKLWYNVRGKKAFPVTADEQSLHFHIKGKYDVDEKLVEKKSRVAAEFTWNIMNVKKDQDVRLKVGYEVVEKVPYFQIRENNWTLHVNNSGKWKVRYDL; this comes from the exons ATGGAGACGTCACTTCGTTATGGCGTGGATTCCAAGAGTTTGGTGATTCATGCCAAGGAGAAATTTCCCCTCAACTCCCTCACCCACTTACAG GGTCATGCAGAACTAGACACCAGAATTGGAGCTccaacttatctgagtggaatgATAAGGCGATACTTTCCTGAT CAATATGCCAGCCTCGCTGTTGGAGTGCAGTATTATAGGCGTCAAAAGCTCTGGTATAATGTTCGTGGTAAGAAGGCATTTCCTGTGACTGCAGATGAACAGTCACTACACTTTCATATCAAGGGCAAGTATGATGTGGACGAGAAACTTGTGGAG AAAAAATCAAGAGTTGCTGCTGAATTTACTTGGAACATCATGAATGTGAAAAAAGACCAAGATGTTAGGCTCAAAGTTGGATATGAAGTCGTTGAAAAg gtTCCTTACTTTCAGATCAGAGAAAACAACTGGACACTCCATGTCAACAATAGTGGGAAATGGAAAGTGAGATATGACTTATGA
- the LOC104217969 gene encoding RING-H2 finger protein ATL8-like, whose product MTNTDPSPIPGGVKPSTSPSPATSSSRIGNVDSDFVVILAALLCALICVLGLVAVARCAWIRRISARATGNSAFSSPPANKGLKKKVLKSLPKLSYTTEHAAKFSECAICLAEFAVGDEIRVLPQCGHGFHVGCIDTWLGSHSSCPSCRQILVVTRCHKCGELPVASSSSAPGVVPESRLPRNYHVNAFLP is encoded by the coding sequence ATGACTAATACTGATCCTTCACCTATTCCCGGCGGCGTTAAACCGTCCACTTCACCTTCTCCGGCGACTTCCTCCTCACGTATTGGGAACGTCGATTCCGACTTCGTCGTCATCCTCGCCGCTCTCCTTTGCGCCCTTATTTGCGTCCTCGGTCTCGTTGCAGTTGCTCGTTGCGCCTGGATCCGACGGATCTCCGCTAGAGCCACCGGAAATTCAGCCTTTTCATCACCTCCGGCTAATAAAGGTTTGAAAAAGAAGGTCCTCAAATCGCTTCCGAAGCTCAGTTACACGACCGAACACGCCGCGAAATTTTCTGAATGTGCCATTTGCCTGGCGGAATTCGCCGTCGGAGATGAGATTCGAGTGCTGCCGCAGTGCGGCCATGGGTTCCACGTAGGATGCATCGATACCTGGTTAGGCTCGCATTCATCGTGTCCGTCTTGCCGGCAGATCCTGGTAGTAACGAGATGCCATAAGTGCGGCGAGTTGCCGGTGGCGAGCTCGTCGTCGGCCCCCGGAGTTGTGCCGGAAAGCCGATTACCGAGAAATTATCACGTAAATGCATTTCTACCTTAA